A window of Microbacterium sp. Root61 genomic DNA:
CCGTGCGATCCGCAAACGGGATGACGGCACCCGCGGTGGCCGTGAGTGGATCCTGTGGGCCGTGCATTCACCGGTCAGCAAGGTCCTGACCAACCCGTTCGTCGCGGCCGGGCTGTTCGTCGGCTCGCTGTGGATCTTCTACTTCACCGATCTGTTCCGCTGGTCGCTGTACGACCACATCGGGCACGAATGGATGGTGGCGCACTTCCTCATCACGGGCTACCTGTTCGTGCTGTCGCTCATCGGCATCGATCCGGTGCCGTATCGCCTGCCCTATCCGGGTCGGCTGGTCCTGCTCATCGCCGTCATGGCCATGCACGCCTTCTTCGGCATCGCCATCATGATGCAGTCCGGACTGATGGTGTCCGAATGGTTCGGGGCGATGGGGCGCACATGGGGCGTCACGCCCATGGAGGACCAGTACATCGGCGGCGGTGTGGCGTGGTCGGTCGGCGAGATCCCGACACTGATCGTCGCGATCACTGTGGCGATCCAGTGGAGCCGCAGCGACGACCGGATCCAGCGCCGCCGTGACCGGCACATCGATCGGGCCGGCGACGCCGAGCTGGACGAGTACAACGCGAAGCTCGCGGCCCTCGCCGAACGGGACGCCCGCGCCGGACTCTGAGGCTGGGCCGGCGGGTCGGGCTTGTGCTCGTACCGGTGCGCGGGTGTCGGCGGGTCGAGCGGATGCCGGGCGTGCGGCCGCGGCGTCCGTCAGTCCGGCTCGGGACCGCTGACCGTGATGGAAGCCGTACCGTCGGGTAGGACGGCGATCTTGCCGGTGACGATGAACGGGACGTCTTCGGAGACCTGGCGGACCGAGCCGTCGAACAGGGAGCGGATCTCCACCTCGATGTGCGCGACGGCATCGGCGGCCGGGATGCGCCAGGCGGCTCCGTCGGGGACGATCGAGATCGCCGGCTGCGAGATGATCGACCAGGTCGGCGGCGAGACGATGCGGTCCTGCACGGGGAAGCCGAAGGGGCACGCCGTCGGCTGCAGCACCTCCTGCGTCGCGCATTCGTTGAGGAAGCCCTCGACGCGTTCGGTCACGACCGAGACGAACTGCTCGGTCGGCAGCGCCTGCAGTGACACGGGGACCGTCGTCAGCGGGCTGTCGGAGAGCACCGCGACGCCTTGCGTCGAGGCGAGCAGCGAGTCGACCGTCACCGAGTACACCCCGGGGGAGAACACCAGCAGCGGCACCGCCGCCGCCGGGTCGGCGTCCACCCCGTCGGGCGAGACCTGGCGCTTGTCGATCTGGAACCCGTTGACGTCGAACGTCATCGAGCCGAGCACCGTCAGGTCCACGACGGCCAGGGGGCTCTTCGCGAACCGCCAGGTCGGGGCGACGCCCACCATGCCGTTCGGCTCCACCGCGAAGGTGGTCGTCCCCGGGTAGGAGCCGGCCTTGTACGCGACAGTCACGTGCGTGACGCCGTCGTCGACGCGTTCGGACACGACCTTGATGTCGCTCAGCGGCGCGAGCGCGACCTGGCGCAGGAGTGCGTCGGACGCCGTGCTGGGCATGCCCGCCGACTCGAGCTCGGCGGAGTCGACCGACACCCCTGGCAGGGCGAGCGCGTTGGCCGCCTGGCCGTCGGCCAGCATTCCGACATATCGCTCGACGAACGCCGAGGCGCTGTAGAACTCGCGGTACAGGGCCGCAGCGCCGGCGCCCAGCGCGGCGATCAGCAGGACGCCGACCACGGCGAGGATCGTCAGGTCGGAGGCGAGACGTCCGCGGCGGCGGGGCGGCTGAACGGTCTCCGATGAGACCGGAGTCGCCGCTGCGCGACTCGGAACCGTGCCCACTGCGCCTTGGCTCACCGTTCCAGTGTAGGAAACCCCGCCCGAGAGACTCCCGAGTGCGTCATCCACCGTGATGTCCCGTCCGGCGCGCGCGCGAACTAGCATGAATCAGTGATCACGCCGCCGCTCTCTGCCGAACAGGAGGCGCTGTTCCGACTCATCGAAGACACGCGGGAGCACGTCTTCGTTACCGGACGGGCGGGAACGGGCAAGTCGACGCTGCTGCAGCACCTCGCCTGGAACACGTCGAAGCAGATCGCGGTGTGCGCGCCGACCGGCGTCGCGGCGCTGAATGTCGAGGGTCAGACGATCCATTCGCTGTTCCGGCTCCCGATCGGGCTCATCGCCGGCGGCACGATCGATCAGTCGGACGCGACGCGCAAGATCCTCAATGCGATCGACACGCTCGTCATCGATGAGATCTCGATGGTCAACGCCGACCTGATGGACGGCATCGACCGTTCGCTGCGGCAGGCGCGCGGGCGCAAGTCCGAGCCCTTCGGCGGCGCGCAGATCGTCATGTTCGGCGACCCGTACCAGCTCGCCCCGGTGCCGCCGCGCGGCGACGAGCTGCGGTACATCAACGACCACTACCGCTCGTTCTGGTTCTTCGACGCGAAGGTGTGGGCCGGGGCCGCCGACGAGGACGGCCTGATCGATGTCGGCCGATACGGCGCCGACCTGCACATCCGCGAACTGATCGACATCCACCGTCAGGCCGATCCCGGGTTCAAGGCGATGCTCAACGCCGTGCGCTACGGCGCGGTGACGGCCGAGATCGCCGGGATGCTCAACGAGGCCGGGGCGCGGACACCGCCGCCGCCCGTGGACGGCGAGCACCCGATCATCACGCTCGCGACGCGCAACGACATCGTCAACAACATCAACCGCCGACACCTGGCCGAGCTGGTCGGCCGGGAGCAGACCGCGAACGCCGAGATCAGCGGCGACTTCGGGCGGGGGGATGCCTCGTACCCGGCCGACGCCGAGCTCAAGCTCAAGGTCGGGGCACAGGTGATGTTCCTGCGCAACGACACCGGCTCGTTCGGCGAACCGCCGCGCTGGGTGAACGGCACGATCGGCACGGTGACGCGCATCGCCGGCGACACGGTCCGGGTCGAGGTGGACGGCGAGACGCACGAGGTCGAGCCCGCCGTGTGGGAGAGGTACCGGTACGCCTACAACCCCGGCTCCAAGTCGCTGTCGCGCGAGATCGTGGCGGAGTTCACCCAGTTCCCGCTCCGCCTCGCCTGGGCCGTCACGATCCACAAGTCGCAGGGCAGGACGTACGACCGCGCGGTCGTCGATCTCGGCTCGGGTGCCTTCGCCCCGGGGCAGACGTACGTGGCGCTGTCGCGCCTGACCTCGCTGGACGGCCTGTACCTGTCGCGTCCGCTGCGACCCAGCGACATCCGTGTGGACCCCGACGTGCAGCGGTTCATGGCCGCCGTCCGCGCCGGCTCGATGCGCTCCTGATCCGGGCGCCGCACGGGGGCGACGACGACGCCGCGAGCCCCTCGGCGGAGGGAGTCGCGGCGTCGTCGTTGGTGAGACTCAGGCGACCTGGGCAGCTTTCGCGGCAGCGAGGTCGGTGAACAGGTCGGTGTTGAACTGGTACGCCACGAGGACCTCGTCGATGACGCGCTCCTGCTCCGCGGCATCCCACGGCGCAGCGTCGAGCTGCTCGCGGTAGACCTCCTTGAACGCCTTCGGGTCGGCGATGTCGCCGAAGATGTAGAACCCGATCCCGTTGGTCTCGAAGCCGAACTGGCGCGCCATCAGGCGTCCGATGAACAGGCCACCGGACAGGTCGCCGAGGTAGCGCGTGTAGTGGTGCGCGACGAAGCCGCCCGCCCATGTCGCGCCGACGGCGTTGATGCGGTCGACGTAGCGCTGCGTGGTCGGCAGCGGCGTGATGCTCTCGCGCCAGTCGGGTCCGATGAGGAACTCGAGGTCGGCTTCGAGCGCAGGCAGCCGGGTCAGCTTGTCGCTGATGAACGGCGATGCCACGGGGTCCAGTCGCATCCGCTCGGCGGCCGCTTCCAGCGCCTCGTAGATGAACCAGTGCTGGACCACGAGCGCGACGTAGTCGTCGCGGGTGCCCTTGCCCTGCATCAGGTCTGCCATGAATCCGGAGTGCTCGCTGCCGGAGTGCGCGCCGCTGGAGCGCTCGCGGAGCGCTGCGGAGAAGGAGATCGGGTCGGCCATAACCTTCATACTAGCTCAAGGTAAGGCCTGCCTAAGTACCTGTTACTCGTGCGGGCGGGGCTCGACGCCGAGTCGGCGGCAGGATTCGTCGTACAGCGCGACGATCTCGCGGCGCACTTCGCGGCGCTCGGTGATCGCGCCACCTGGCCACGGGACGCGCACCGGCAGGGTCGAGCCGTCGGCCAGCTCGGCCACCCACTCGCCGCCGTCGCCGTCGAAGGCGGTCATCGACGCCGCGACGATTTCCGCATCGGTCGTGAACGCGCGTGCGATCAGCAGGCTGTCCTCGGGGTGGTCGTTGTTCATGTGCCCGAGCACTCCGGCACGTGCGGCATCGTCGAAGAGGTGAGTCATTCCTCCAGCCTAGGGACGTCGCGTCGCAGCGGGCGCGCCGGGTGTGTTTGAATGCATTGCACAATCATCGGGGGGTGAGCATGCGGGCCCGACCCAGACGACACCGCGCCATCGCGGCACTTTCTGGTGCCTTGATACTGGCTCTCGCCCTCACCGCGTGCGGTCCGACCGGCGAGATCGCGATCGACGTTCCCACTCAGGTGGACCAAGCGCTGCCCGAGGAGACCGTGCAGCAGCTGCAGGATGCCGTGACCTCCGCGATGACGGCGGCCGGGGCATCCGGTGCCGTCGTCGGCGTGTGGGCTCCCTGGAGCGGCACGTGGGTCACCGGCCTCGGCACGCAATCGGTCGGAGGATCGACCGAGGTCGCCGCGAACTCCGAGTTCCGCGTCGCCCGCGTCACCCGTTCGATGACGTGCGATGTCCTGTACGCCGTCGCCGCGCAGGGCACGGTGAAGCTGAACGACCCCGTCACGACGTGGGTGTCCGGTGTCCCCGACCTCAGCGACGTCACCCTCGACGACCTGTGCGACGGCACCTCCGGCATCGGCTCGTACGGCAGTCAGCTCACCGGCATGTGGTTGACCAACCCCACGCGCGTGTGGAACCCCCGCGAGCTCGCCAGCTACGGACTCGGCCAGCCCCGCACCGGCACTCCCGGCGACGCCTGGAGGGATTCGGATGCCGGCTACGTGCTGCTCGGACTCGCCCTGGAGCGCGCGACGGGACAGAGCGCCGCGCAGCTGCTGCAGCAGTACGTGTTCGGCCCGCTGGATCTGAGCTCGATGGCCCTCCCCGGAGAGAAGGCCGCCAAGCCGGCCGGCCGCGCACCGGCGAAGCGTCCGGCGCTCGACGGCTACCAGTCGATGCCCGGCGAGGGCGGCGCGTTGAACTGCGTCGAACCGCTGAATCTGACCACCCTCTCCGCCAGCGTCGGGTACACCGACTCCGGCGTGGTTTCCGACATCACCGACCTCGGCCGGTATGCGCAGGCGCTCGCCGCCGGGACGCTCATGCCGAAGGACACCAAGCGGTTCGCGAATCCGCTGCCCGCGTATGAGGGTGCCCCGTCGTGGCTCACGACCACGGGCGGTGCCGTGCAGGCAGGCTCCCTGATCGGTCAGTACGGGTCGATCCCCGGCTACCTCACCGCCACGTTCGCCGACCCGAAGACGGGACTCACCGTCGCCGTCGTGCTGAACAACTCCGCTATCGGGGCGGATGTCGCCGCCTACCTCGCGTGGGAGCTCGCCGCCATCGCGTCCAAGGCGCCGGCGGCGTCGGGCCAGACCGCCCCCGAAGCCGGACTGCCGTGGACCGCCGCGCAGCAGCACGACCTGATCGCCGGACGCGCGATCTGTGCTGCACCCGCTCCCTGAGTGCCGTGAGCGGCTGATCGCCGTGCTGCGGTGACGACTCGTTCGGGGACGACCCCCGCCATCGTGCTCGTCGT
This region includes:
- a CDS encoding serine hydrolase domain-containing protein; its protein translation is MILALALTACGPTGEIAIDVPTQVDQALPEETVQQLQDAVTSAMTAAGASGAVVGVWAPWSGTWVTGLGTQSVGGSTEVAANSEFRVARVTRSMTCDVLYAVAAQGTVKLNDPVTTWVSGVPDLSDVTLDDLCDGTSGIGSYGSQLTGMWLTNPTRVWNPRELASYGLGQPRTGTPGDAWRDSDAGYVLLGLALERATGQSAAQLLQQYVFGPLDLSSMALPGEKAAKPAGRAPAKRPALDGYQSMPGEGGALNCVEPLNLTTLSASVGYTDSGVVSDITDLGRYAQALAAGTLMPKDTKRFANPLPAYEGAPSWLTTTGGAVQAGSLIGQYGSIPGYLTATFADPKTGLTVAVVLNNSAIGADVAAYLAWELAAIASKAPAASGQTAPEAGLPWTAAQQHDLIAGRAICAAPAP
- a CDS encoding biliverdin-producing heme oxygenase; amino-acid sequence: MADPISFSAALRERSSGAHSGSEHSGFMADLMQGKGTRDDYVALVVQHWFIYEALEAAAERMRLDPVASPFISDKLTRLPALEADLEFLIGPDWRESITPLPTTQRYVDRINAVGATWAGGFVAHHYTRYLGDLSGGLFIGRLMARQFGFETNGIGFYIFGDIADPKAFKEVYREQLDAAPWDAAEQERVIDEVLVAYQFNTDLFTDLAAAKAAQVA
- a CDS encoding DUF2470 domain-containing protein, with protein sequence MTHLFDDAARAGVLGHMNNDHPEDSLLIARAFTTDAEIVAASMTAFDGDGGEWVAELADGSTLPVRVPWPGGAITERREVRREIVALYDESCRRLGVEPRPHE
- a CDS encoding ATP-dependent DNA helicase, with the protein product MITPPLSAEQEALFRLIEDTREHVFVTGRAGTGKSTLLQHLAWNTSKQIAVCAPTGVAALNVEGQTIHSLFRLPIGLIAGGTIDQSDATRKILNAIDTLVIDEISMVNADLMDGIDRSLRQARGRKSEPFGGAQIVMFGDPYQLAPVPPRGDELRYINDHYRSFWFFDAKVWAGAADEDGLIDVGRYGADLHIRELIDIHRQADPGFKAMLNAVRYGAVTAEIAGMLNEAGARTPPPPVDGEHPIITLATRNDIVNNINRRHLAELVGREQTANAEISGDFGRGDASYPADAELKLKVGAQVMFLRNDTGSFGEPPRWVNGTIGTVTRIAGDTVRVEVDGETHEVEPAVWERYRYAYNPGSKSLSREIVAEFTQFPLRLAWAVTIHKSQGRTYDRAVVDLGSGAFAPGQTYVALSRLTSLDGLYLSRPLRPSDIRVDPDVQRFMAAVRAGSMRS